Proteins co-encoded in one Callospermophilus lateralis isolate mCalLat2 chromosome 2, mCalLat2.hap1, whole genome shotgun sequence genomic window:
- the LOC143392240 gene encoding uncharacterized protein LOC143392240 has translation MSPSAPSVPEQPKTSMQRKSLDWFHRPFKKRT, from the coding sequence ATGTCACCTTCGGCCCCCTCGGTCCCAGAGCAGCCCAAAACTTCAATGCAAAGGAAAAGCCTGGATTGGTTTCACAGGCCTTTTAAAAAGCGGACTTAA